CTGAGAGCAGGGTGAATATGCATAGCTTTGAGCATGGTATGGGAGCCAGCTTCAGCATACATTAGATTCACCACTTCCTGAATTAAAATAGAGGCATTTTTTCCAGCTATATGAGCCCCGAGAATTGTTCCATCTTTTTTTAATATAATTTTTACAAAGCCCTCTGCATTCATGGCAATTCCCTTGCCGGTATCCATGTATCTTTCATAGCCTATTAGAATCTCATTTTTGCCATATTTATCTATAGCTTCCTTTTCCTTCAAGCCAACAGATGCGATTTCAGGCTCTGTAAATACCGCATAAGGCACAATATCGTAGCTCATCTTCTCCATCTTCCCCAGAACCGCATTGTAGAAAACAACCTTCGCTTCTTGATTTGCAACATTTTTCAGCATGAATTTTCCGTTGGCATCCCCGAGAGCATAAACCCCCAGTTGAGATGTTTCAAGATATTCATTCACAAGAATCCATCCTCTGCGGTCTGTTTTTATGCCACCCTTCTCAGGCTCTAGGATGTCTGAGTTTGAAGCTCTTCCGGCAGCAAGAAGAATCTCTTCTGCCTCCACTACTATTCTTCTGTTTTCAGAGTCTCTTGTAATTATCTTTTTTGTATCTCCTTCTTTTTTAATCTCTACCACTCTCTGGGAAGTATGCAGTTCTGCAAATTTTCTCAACTCATTTTCAACAGCCTGTGATAGCTCGGGCTCTTCATTTGCAAGAATTCTGGGAAGCATTTCAATTACCTTAACCTTGCTGCCCAGCTTTGCAAAGAAGTTTCCGTATTCGACTGCTATATATCCTCCACCTATTATTGCAAGACTTTCAGGCAGATTTTTAAGCTGTAAGAGAGTGTCGCTTGTTAGATAACCTGTTTCCTCGAGACCCTTTATCTTTGGTATCAGGGGGCGTGAACCTGAGCATATAAGAATTGTATCAGCCTTTATTTCTTCTCCATTCACCACAAGAGTGTAAGGTGCTATAAATCTTGCTTCTGCCCTGTAGTAATCTATATTTGGGTGAGATTTCAGTCCCTTTTCTATTTTTGCTATGTCTTTTCTTATAATCCCCCTCATTCTATTCATTATCTTCCGGAAGTTTATATTTTTTATATTTAAATTAATTCCGAACTGTCCTGCCTTCCATATATCTGAGAGAAGCTCAACAGGATAAAAAAGTATTTTTGAGGGTATACAACCTCTTGTCAGACATATCCCACCAGGTTCATCTCTGTCGATAACAGCAACCCTTGCATCAGCATTTCTTGCAATATAACCATTAAGAATATTCATAACAGAACCTGTCCCAATGGCTATTAAATCATATTCTTTCATACAATCCCTCACAATTATTCCCTCGAATTTAATAGGTATTATGAGCCTTTGAATTTAAGGTTTGTTATTTCTGGAAGCTTCTGTATCTCCTGCTCCTCTTTTCCTGATAATTGTTAATTTGTCCTGCTTCTGGAAGTTTCACTTATTGCCTTCAGAGCTTCCTCTGCTCTTTTTCTTACTGGGACCATATCATGAATACTGGCATGCTCGAGAATTGAGATTGCCTTTCTGCTACCAATCTTACCGAGGGCTTCTGCAGCAGCAGCTCTTACAAATATGTCAGGGTCAGAGTCAAGTGATTCAATTAACGCTGCCACAGCTACTTTTTCTTTCTTTTCTCCCAGCATCCAGGCAACTTCCTTTCTTTTCTGAGGCCTGGGATGTTTTTTGAGAGAATATATCAACTTTTCCATATAGGTATCGCTACCTTCCATTCCATCACCCTGTAATTCGAAAGCAGAAGTCATCAGCTTCAAAGAGCAATTACAGGCGGACTTCATCGCTATGTTATCTTATAATCTGAAGGATATAAATTTTTTTATTGTTCGCACGTTTAACCAGCCTGCTGGAAATTCTCCTTTCGAAAGAGATGTTCAATGATGCAGAGAAAATGACTGTTATCAATTATTGTTACGCTATATATCTATTTACTGAGAAGTTATTTTATGTTCGATTTACAAATGTTCTTATATTTTTATATGAAAACCCTGACTTATTATTTAAAACTAATAAGAACTCTACTTTATTATGCGTTTTCATAAAACAAAAGGTATAAATAGTACTTTTTCAGAATAAGTAGAGGTTGTATTCTTACACATGGAGAAACATAAAAGGACACAGCCGCCCTACGAAGAGAGTATTAAAACAGCTAAATATAATTATTGAAAATGCTTCCTTCTGGTCTGTGAGGGTCAGTAAAAAAGAGAGGAGATAAATAAGTATGAAAAAAAGCTGGTTGATTCTTGTGAAGATAGACGCCAAGGGAACTTTCACATGGTGTTTTGACTGTGGAGTATACATGAGGAGAGAACT
This portion of the archaeon BMS3Bbin15 genome encodes:
- a CDS encoding PBS lyase HEAT-like repeat protein, with amino-acid sequence MKSACNCSLKLMTSAFELQGDGMEGSDTYMEKLIYSLKKHPRPQKRKEVAWMLGEKKEKVAVAALIESLDSDPDIFVRAAAAEALGKIGSRKAISILEHASIHDMVPVRKRAEEALKAISETSRSRTN
- the mtr gene encoding mycothione reductase; amino-acid sequence: MKEYDLIAIGTGSVMNILNGYIARNADARVAVIDRDEPGGICLTRGCIPSKILFYPVELLSDIWKAGQFGINLNIKNINFRKIMNRMRGIIRKDIAKIEKGLKSHPNIDYYRAEARFIAPYTLVVNGEEIKADTILICSGSRPLIPKIKGLEETGYLTSDTLLQLKNLPESLAIIGGGYIAVEYGNFFAKLGSKVKVIEMLPRILANEEPELSQAVENELRKFAELHTSQRVVEIKKEGDTKKIITRDSENRRIVVEAEEILLAAGRASNSDILEPEKGGIKTDRRGWILVNEYLETSQLGVYALGDANGKFMLKNVANQEAKVVFYNAVLGKMEKMSYDIVPYAVFTEPEIASVGLKEKEAIDKYGKNEILIGYERYMDTGKGIAMNAEGFVKIILKKDGTILGAHIAGKNASILIQEVVNLMYAEAGSHTMLKAMHIHPALSEAVKWAFTNPMDIEAYHRVRN